The stretch of DNA GCAGCGGTAGCCGAAGCGCACGCCGTCGAAACGCGACAGGTTGGAGGAGGCTTCCGCCGGCGCGATCACGTAGTACGCCGGGATGGCATGCTGCATGTTCGGCAGGCTGATTTCCTTGATCACGGCGCCGAGCTTTTCCAGCTCCTTGACGCTGTTGTGGATCAGCTCGGCGATGCGTGGGTCGAGGCCGGCGCTGAAGTATTCCTTGGGTACGCCAATGCGCAGGCCCTGCAGCGAGCCGTTGAGGCTGGCGCTGTAGTCCGGCACCGGTTCGTCGATGCTGGTGGAGTCCTGCGGGTCGAAGCCGGCCATGCCTTGCAGCAGGATCGCGCAGTCCTCGGCGGTGCGCGCCAGCGGGCCGCCCTGATCGAGGCTGGAGGCGTAGGCGATCATGCCCCAGCGCGAAACGCGACCGTAGGTCGGTTTCAGGCCGGTGAGGTTGGTCAATGCAGCCGGCTGGCGGATCGAGCCGCCGGTGTCGGTGCCGGTGGCGGCAGGCAGCAGGCGCGCAGCGACCGCGGCCGCCGAACCGCCGGACGAGCCGCCCGGAACGCGTTCCAGGTTCCACGGGTTTTTCGCCGCGCCGTAATAGCTGGTCTCGTTGCCCGAGCCCATGGCGAATTCGTCCATGTTGGTCTTGCCCAGGGTCACGGTCCCGGCGGCGGCCAGCTTGGCGACTACGGTGGCGTCGTAGGGCGCCTTGAAATTGTCGAGCATCTTCGAGCCGCAGCTGGTGCGGATGCCCTGGGTGCAGAACAGGTCCTTGTGGGCGATCGGCGCGCCGAGCAGGGCGCCGCTCTCA from Pseudomonas chlororaphis subsp. chlororaphis encodes:
- the gatA gene encoding Asp-tRNA(Asn)/Glu-tRNA(Gln) amidotransferase subunit GatA translates to MHHMTLAEIARGLADKKFSSEELTKTLLARITQLDPQLNSFISLTEDLALQQAKAADARRANGESGALLGAPIAHKDLFCTQGIRTSCGSKMLDNFKAPYDATVVAKLAAAGTVTLGKTNMDEFAMGSGNETSYYGAAKNPWNLERVPGGSSGGSAAAVAARLLPAATGTDTGGSIRQPAALTNLTGLKPTYGRVSRWGMIAYASSLDQGGPLARTAEDCAILLQGMAGFDPQDSTSIDEPVPDYSASLNGSLQGLRIGVPKEYFSAGLDPRIAELIHNSVKELEKLGAVIKEISLPNMQHAIPAYYVIAPAEASSNLSRFDGVRFGYRCENPANLEDLYKRSRGEGFGSEVQRRIMVGAYALSAGYYDAYYLKAQKIRRLIKNDFMAAFNEVDIILGPTTPNPAWKIGDKSSDPVAAYLEDVYTITANLAGLPGLSMPAGFVDGLPVGVQLLAPYFQEGRLLNVAHQYQLNTDWHTRTPTGF